One Hermetia illucens chromosome 4, iHerIll2.2.curated.20191125, whole genome shotgun sequence DNA segment encodes these proteins:
- the LOC119655727 gene encoding neuropeptide-like 1 isoform X1, translating into MGRGGDLCRRKLFLKAWIFLCMLLNAVTPQSAEGGLTQCEIETIIRELTNPNPEYQMHIASLRNQLRSLLGRKLPDDNFLDSDDSLEADKRSIGSLARNGFLNNGKRYVGSLARSDSLRSQFDTIKRSLATLAKNGQLPSREPDYNDSAQQWSEKRNLGSLARSGYLAGKRNIGSLARDFQLPSSSTGKRNIAALARDGLVPSLNPKRNMASLARTGAFPAYKRDFGNNYWSDDWNSSEVDKRNLGALKNSPVHGSRQKRDIGYDLEIADPVMQNAGSVDYDELRNAINQFYNSYLGVNNHEEKRFLGSVARSGWYQYRPSSVEKRNLQSLARNGMLRSDLARTDSSSHKSDFDNPSWEIVDDATLAHGYSETPLVGVHPDYRAPGAHHHDSQLYTGEVYDVPNLIINSIDDSNNNKHNNDNYYSSVRHPLDFQLRQLEEAQQQLEYGLQDQEQDDNDNNLLENYVYNVVNNNSPYDENEEINDKLYEFNVNANYLY; encoded by the exons GTTACTCCACAATCGGCAGAAGGCGGTCTCACACAATGCGAAATTGAAACCATCATTCGAGAATTAACCAACCCAAATCCGGAATATCAGATGCAT ATTGCTTCACTTCGAAATCAACTTCGTAGTCTCCTAGGGAGGAAActacctgatgacaacttctTGGATTCTGATGATTCTTTGGAAGCGGATAAACGGTCCATTGGGTCTTTGGCTCGAAATGGTTTCTTGAACAATGGCAAACGCTACGTCGGATCTTTAGCACGCTCGGATTCGCTACGTTCTCAATTTGACACAATTAAACGCAGCTTGGCTACTCTGGCCAAAAATGGTCAGTTACCATCTCGTGAGCCTGACTACAATGACAGTGCACAGCAATGGAGTGAAAAGCGAAATCTAGGCTCCCTTGCTAGATCTGGGTATTTGGCAGGAAAAAGGAATATCGGCTCTTTGGCCAGGGACTTTCAACTACCATCCTCTTCTACTGGCAAACGAAATATCGCTGCTCTGGCCAGAGACGGTTTGGTTCCTTCGCTAAATCCTAAACGTAATATGGCATCGTTAGCACGAACAGGTGCCTTCCCAGCATATAAACGTGATTTTGGAAACAATTATTGGTCAGATGACTGGAATAGTAGTGAGGTTGACAAAAGGAACCTGGGAGCACTGAAAAATTCGCCAGTACATGGAAGTCGTCAGAAAAGGGATATCGGCTACGACCTTGAGATCGCTGATCCTGTCATGCAAAATGCTGGTTCGGTCGACTATGATGAGTTGCGAAACGCGATAAACCAATTCTACAATTCATACCTTGGAGTTAATAACCATGAAGAGAAGCGTTTCTTGG GCTCTGTAGCTCGAAGTGGATGGTATCAATATCGACCGAGTTCTGTTGAAAAACGTAATCTTCAATCGCTAGCACGCAACGGTATGCTGCGCTCCGATTTGGCACG GACGGATTCTTCCTCCCACAAGAGCGACTTCGACAACCCATCGTGGGAGATTGTAGACGATGCGACTCTGGCTCACGGTTACTCGGAAACACCCTTAGTTGGGGTGCACCCGGACTACAGAGCACCTGGGGCACACCACCACGACTCACAGCTCTACACTGGCGAAGTTTACGACGTACCGAACCTTATTATTAATTCTATTGATGATAGCAACAATAATAAACACAACAATGACAATTACTATAGTAGTGTTAGGCATCCTCTTGATTTTCAATTAAGGCAACTTGAAGAAGCTCAGCAACAACTAGAATATGGACTGCAGGATCAGGAACAAGATGATAACGACAATAatcttttggaaaattatgtataTAACGTAGTAAACAATAATAGCCCTTATGATGAGAACGAAGAGATTAACGATAAACTTTATGAATTCAATGTGAATGCcaattatttgtattaa
- the LOC119655727 gene encoding neuropeptide-like 1 isoform X2, which translates to MGRGGDLCRRKLFLKAWIFLCMLLNAVTPQSAEGGLTQCEIETIIRELTNPNPEYQMHIASLRNQLRSLLGRKLPDDNFLDSDDSLEADKRSIGSLARNGFLNNGKRYVGSLARSDSLRSQFDTIKRSLATLAKNGQLPSREPDYNDSAQQWSEKRNLGSLARSGYLAGKRNIGSLARDFQLPSSSTGKRNIAALARDGLVPSLNPKRNMASLARTGAFPAYKRDFGNNYWSDDWNSSEVDKRNLGALKNSPVHGSRQKRDIGYDLEIADPVMQNAGSVDYDELRNAINQFYNSYLGVNNHEEKRFLGRILPPTRATSTTHRGRL; encoded by the exons GTTACTCCACAATCGGCAGAAGGCGGTCTCACACAATGCGAAATTGAAACCATCATTCGAGAATTAACCAACCCAAATCCGGAATATCAGATGCAT ATTGCTTCACTTCGAAATCAACTTCGTAGTCTCCTAGGGAGGAAActacctgatgacaacttctTGGATTCTGATGATTCTTTGGAAGCGGATAAACGGTCCATTGGGTCTTTGGCTCGAAATGGTTTCTTGAACAATGGCAAACGCTACGTCGGATCTTTAGCACGCTCGGATTCGCTACGTTCTCAATTTGACACAATTAAACGCAGCTTGGCTACTCTGGCCAAAAATGGTCAGTTACCATCTCGTGAGCCTGACTACAATGACAGTGCACAGCAATGGAGTGAAAAGCGAAATCTAGGCTCCCTTGCTAGATCTGGGTATTTGGCAGGAAAAAGGAATATCGGCTCTTTGGCCAGGGACTTTCAACTACCATCCTCTTCTACTGGCAAACGAAATATCGCTGCTCTGGCCAGAGACGGTTTGGTTCCTTCGCTAAATCCTAAACGTAATATGGCATCGTTAGCACGAACAGGTGCCTTCCCAGCATATAAACGTGATTTTGGAAACAATTATTGGTCAGATGACTGGAATAGTAGTGAGGTTGACAAAAGGAACCTGGGAGCACTGAAAAATTCGCCAGTACATGGAAGTCGTCAGAAAAGGGATATCGGCTACGACCTTGAGATCGCTGATCCTGTCATGCAAAATGCTGGTTCGGTCGACTATGATGAGTTGCGAAACGCGATAAACCAATTCTACAATTCATACCTTGGAGTTAATAACCATGAAGAGAAGCGTTTCTTGG GACGGATTCTTCCTCCCACAAGAGCGACTTCGACAACCCATCGTGGGAGATTGTAG